CCTGATCGTCCTCGAACGTCACCACCTTTTCCGAATACAGCGAATTGGGCGACTTGCGGCCGACGATATAGACGCCGCCCTTGTACAGCTTCAGCCGCACGGTGCCGCTGACCTTTGTCTGGCTGTGATCGATCGCCGCCTGCAGCATCTCGCGTTCCGGCGAGAACCAGAAGCCGTTGTAGATCAGTTCGGCATAACGCGGTGCGAGTTCGTCCTTGAGGTGCGCGGCGCCGCGATCGAGCGTGATCTGTTCGATGCCGCGATGGGCGAGGTGATAGATGGTGCCGCCCGGCGTTTCGTACATGCCGCGGCTCTTCATGCCGACGAAGCGGTTCTCAACGAGATCGAGGCGGCCGATGCCGTGGCGGCGGCCGAGTTCGTTCAGCTTGGTCAGCAGCGTCGCCGGGCTGGTCGCCTCGCCGTTCAGCGCGACGCCGTCGCCGCGCTCGAAATCGATGGTGATATATTCGGGCGAGTCAGGCGCGTCCTCGGGATTGACGGTGCGCGAATAGACGTAGTCGGGGACCTCATCCCACGGATTTTCGAGCACCTTCCCTTCCGACGAGGTGTGCAGCAGGTTCGCATCGGTCGAGAAGGGCGATTCGCCGCGCTTGTCCTTGGCGACGGGGATCTGGTGCTGTTCGGCGAATTCGATCAGGCGGGTGCGGCTGGTCAGGTCCCATTCGCGCCACGGCGCGATCACCTTGATGTCGGGCGCGAGCGCATAATAGCCGAGTTCGAAGCGGACCTGGTCGTTGCCCTTGCCGGTCGCGCCATGGCTGACCGCGTCGGCGCCGACCATGCGCGCGATCTCGATCTGGCGCTTGGCGATCAAGGGCCGCGCGATCGACGTGCCGAGCAGGTACAGCCCCTCGTACAGCGCGTTCGAGCGCATCATCGGGAAGACGTAGTCGCGCACGAATTCCTCGCGCAGGTCGTCGATGAAGATATGCTCCGGCTTGACGCCGGCCATCTGCGCCTTCTGCCGTGCGGGTTCGAGTTCCTCGCCCTGGCCGAGGTCGGCGGTGAAGGTGACGACCTCGCAATTATAGGTCTGTTGCAGCCATTTCAGGATCACGCTCGTATCCAGCCCGCCCGAATAGGCGAGAACGACACGGTTGATCTGATCGGTCACGGGCAGCATCCTTGATGATAAGGGGATGGCCGCGCCCCTAGGCCCCCGCGCCCGCGCACGCAACGTCTGCGTTCACCGCGGGTTTAACGGCTGCCGGCTAGGGCCGGTCCGACACCAGATTTTTTCGGAGACGTCATGTTCCGTCCTTTGTTCGCCGTGCTGCCCCTGCTGATCGTCGCCGCGCCGTCACTGGCGGCCGACAAGATCGACCCGAAGATCAGGGCGGAATTCGACAGGACCGATGCGAACAAGGACGGCGTGCTGACCCGCGCCGAGATCGACGCGCGGGTCGCCCGGATGGACGTCGGCAAGGCCAAGCTGCCACCGGGCAAGGCGAAGGCGATCAGCGGTGCCTGGTTCAATACCGCGGACGCGAACCACGACGGCAAAGTGACGCCGACCGAGATGCAGGGGCTCTTCCGCGCGCTCGCGTCGCGCTACGACACGAACCACGACGGCGTGGTCAGCCTGGACGAGCGTGCCGCGGCGCGGGCGGCGGTGATCGGGCCGGCGGCGGGGCCGACGGGACGCTGACGCTTCGCGCCGGCCCATTGCGGCGGCGGCCGGGGCGAGTGGCTGAACAATTGTGACGGCGCGCGTCGCTCCGTTATCAACTGTCCCCAAACTGGGCCTGGCCTTAGCCGGGGAGCGGGTGTGGGGTTCATTCGAGCGTTGCGCTGTTGGGATTAAGTTGGGCTTCGGTCAGCGTCTCATTCGCTGACCGAGCGGTCTTTTAGTTCCGCGATGAACGGCTTCTTGCGTACCGCCGTAGCACTGCAACGGCCTCGACGAATGCGTGGCCGGCGCCTCCCCATCCTTTCCCCGGCGGAGGCCGGGGTCCAGTTACGGCACGATGGTGACGACGCATGTCGCTTCGTTACCAAGTGTTCCCCGACTGGCTCCGGCCCTCGCCGGGGAACGGGGCGGGGTTATTTCAGTGTTGCGCTGTCGAGGTTGAGTTGGGCTTCGGTCAGGGTTTCGGTACCCGGCCGGGCGGCCTTCAGGGGGGCGATGAACTGTTTCGCATCGCCGACCACCGCGACGCTTGCCGTCGCCGGGTCGAGTAATGCCGCCGCCGCCGATTGGGCGGCTGCCGGTGTGACCTGTTCGACCTTGGCCGTGTAGCTCTGCAATTCGCCGAGCGGCACGCCGTCCAGGACGTATTCGCCGAGGATGTCGGCGATGCCGCCGGTGGTTTCGACCGTTCGACCGAAACTGCCGACCAGCACCGCCTTACGCGTGGCGAGTTCCGCCTCCGGCACCGGCGCGGTACCCAGCCGCGCCATCTCGGCGGTCATCAGCGTCACCACCTCTGCCGCGGTCTGGTTCTTGGTCTGTGTCCGGGCGGCGACGCTGCCGATCTCGCGCGCCGCATCGACGCTGCTCGACGCGCCATAGGCAAGGCCGCGCTTGATCCGGATCTCCTGATTCAATCGCGACGAGAAGCCGCCACCGAGGACGGTGTTGGCGACGGCGAACGGATAGTAGCGCGCATCCGACCGCGCGATCGCCGGTCGTTCGACGACGACCCCGGCCTGGCCGGCGCCGGGCATGTCGACGACGATGGTACGCGGGGCGGGAAGCGTGGCGGATGCGGGAGCCGGAGTGCTGGCGGCGACGGACGTCCGCCAGCTGCCGAGCTGTGCCTGCGCCAACGACCTTGCCTGCGCCGGGGTGACGTCGCCCACCAGGATCAACGCTGCATGGTCCGGACGCCACGTACGTGCATAAGCGGCGGTGACGTCGCTGCGCGTGATCGCCTTGAGCGAGGTGGGCGTGCCGCTGCCGGGGGCGCCGAACGGGGCGCTGCCGAACGCCGCACGGTCGGCGACCAGGGCGGCGAGCTGGCTGGGGTTCTTGAGGGCGACGGTGACGCCGTCGATCTGCTGCGCCCGGGCGCGCTCCAGTTCCTCCGCGGAAAAGGCGGGATGCGTCGCGACATCGGCGAGGATGGCCATCGCCGGTGCGAGCTGGTCCGATTTCACCGTCACGTCC
The sequence above is a segment of the Sphingomonas insulae genome. Coding sequences within it:
- a CDS encoding argininosuccinate synthase, whose product is MTDQINRVVLAYSGGLDTSVILKWLQQTYNCEVVTFTADLGQGEELEPARQKAQMAGVKPEHIFIDDLREEFVRDYVFPMMRSNALYEGLYLLGTSIARPLIAKRQIEIARMVGADAVSHGATGKGNDQVRFELGYYALAPDIKVIAPWREWDLTSRTRLIEFAEQHQIPVAKDKRGESPFSTDANLLHTSSEGKVLENPWDEVPDYVYSRTVNPEDAPDSPEYITIDFERGDGVALNGEATSPATLLTKLNELGRRHGIGRLDLVENRFVGMKSRGMYETPGGTIYHLAHRGIEQITLDRGAAHLKDELAPRYAELIYNGFWFSPEREMLQAAIDHSQTKVSGTVRLKLYKGGVYIVGRKSPNSLYSEKVVTFEDDQGAYDQRDAAGFIKLNALRLRLLGRRDA
- a CDS encoding EF-hand domain-containing protein, producing MFRPLFAVLPLLIVAAPSLAADKIDPKIRAEFDRTDANKDGVLTRAEIDARVARMDVGKAKLPPGKAKAISGAWFNTADANHDGKVTPTEMQGLFRALASRYDTNHDGVVSLDERAAARAAVIGPAAGPTGR